The Salmonella enterica subsp. houtenae serovar Houten genome has a segment encoding these proteins:
- the kduD gene encoding 2-keto-3-deoxygluconate oxidoreductase, with protein MILNAFSLEGKVAVVTGCDTGLGQGMALGLAEAGCDIVGINIVEPTETIARVTALGRRFLSLTADLRQIDGIPALLERAVAEYGHIDILVNNAGLIRREDAIDFTEKDWDDVMNLNIKSVFFMSQAAAKHFIAQGNGGKIINIASMLSFQGGIRVPSYTASKSGVMGITRLMANEWAKHNINVNAIAPGYMATNNTQQLRADEQRNAEILDRIPAGRWGLPGDLMGPVVFLASSAADYINGYTVAVDGGWLAR; from the coding sequence ATGATTTTGAATGCATTTTCTCTTGAAGGTAAAGTCGCGGTTGTGACAGGTTGTGATACCGGGCTGGGCCAGGGCATGGCTTTAGGACTGGCGGAGGCGGGCTGTGACATTGTCGGCATTAACATCGTTGAACCGACGGAAACTATTGCGCGCGTCACCGCTCTGGGTCGCCGTTTTTTAAGCCTGACTGCCGATCTGCGTCAGATCGATGGTATTCCGGCATTACTGGAACGTGCGGTAGCGGAATACGGTCATATTGATATTCTGGTGAATAACGCGGGCTTGATCCGCCGTGAAGACGCAATTGATTTCACGGAAAAAGACTGGGATGACGTCATGAACCTGAACATCAAGAGCGTATTCTTTATGTCTCAGGCGGCGGCAAAACATTTTATTGCCCAGGGTAACGGCGGCAAAATTATTAATATTGCCTCTATGCTCTCCTTCCAGGGCGGTATTCGCGTTCCGTCTTATACTGCCTCGAAAAGCGGCGTTATGGGGATAACGCGCCTGATGGCGAACGAGTGGGCGAAACACAATATCAATGTGAACGCTATCGCGCCAGGCTATATGGCGACCAATAATACCCAGCAATTGCGCGCCGATGAACAACGTAACGCCGAAATTCTTGACCGTATTCCGGCTGGACGTTGGGGATTACCGGGCGATTTAATGGGCCCTGTTGTCTTCCTGGCATCCAGCGCCGCTGATTATATTAACGGCTATACCGTAGCGGTAGATGGCGGTTGGCTGGCGCGTTAA
- the allS_2 gene encoding regulatory protein — protein MRYSPEALMAFVETVSCGSFSAAARRLRKSQSTISTAIAHLEADLGFPLFDRSSRQPVLTEEGKRILSYVQAILSASDRLDEVALTLSGETEARLTFVLSDTLHPDSLEELMAQFDRQFPHTEFECLIGENDDVIDLLQKGRAQIGLIEARDAYPTDIGATRLPVQSWMGVYVATTHPLASQTNLQWEQLHTWRELRLNTYLESNANITRGPAWSAPNYLLLLSMAVQGFGWCVLPCALVEEFAAEKPLAQLDVPGWPRAIAIDLLWNKKTPPGTAGNWLRYHLQQK, from the coding sequence ATGCGTTACTCACCTGAAGCGTTAATGGCATTTGTTGAGACCGTCTCTTGCGGTTCGTTTTCTGCGGCGGCGCGCCGCCTGCGTAAAAGCCAGTCCACCATTAGTACCGCCATTGCGCACCTGGAGGCGGATCTCGGATTTCCATTATTTGATCGATCATCGCGCCAGCCCGTTCTGACCGAAGAAGGAAAACGGATACTTAGCTATGTTCAGGCTATTTTATCGGCGAGCGACCGTCTGGATGAGGTGGCGCTGACGTTATCCGGCGAGACGGAGGCAAGACTCACGTTCGTCCTCTCTGATACCCTGCACCCTGACAGTCTGGAAGAGTTAATGGCGCAGTTTGATCGTCAATTCCCGCATACCGAGTTTGAATGCTTGATCGGAGAAAATGATGATGTCATCGACCTGCTGCAAAAAGGGCGCGCCCAGATAGGCCTGATTGAAGCGCGTGATGCCTATCCCACAGACATTGGCGCGACGCGTCTGCCTGTTCAAAGCTGGATGGGGGTTTATGTGGCGACCACGCATCCGTTGGCGTCGCAGACGAACCTGCAATGGGAGCAACTGCATACCTGGCGCGAGCTGCGTCTGAATACCTACCTTGAATCTAACGCCAATATTACGCGCGGCCCGGCCTGGTCAGCGCCAAACTATTTATTGCTGTTGAGCATGGCGGTTCAGGGATTTGGCTGGTGCGTATTGCCCTGCGCGCTGGTGGAAGAGTTTGCGGCGGAAAAACCGCTGGCGCAGCTGGATGTTCCTGGCTGGCCGAGGGCGATTGCTATTGATTTGCTGTGGAACAAGAAGACGCCGCCCGGAACGGCGGGTAACTGGCTTCGCTATCATCTGCAGCAGAAATAA
- the thlA gene encoding Acetyl-CoA acetyl transferase produces the protein MKEVVIVGALRTPIGCFQGMLACHSAVELGSMVVKALIERTGVDANAIDEVILGQVLTAGAGQNPARQSAIKGGLPTTVSAITINDVCGSGLKALHLATQAIQCGEADIVIAGGQENMSRAPHVLNDSRTGALPDADNLVDSLVHDGLWDAFNDYHIGVTAENLAREYGISRELQDAYALSSQQKARAAIETGRFKDEIVPIVTQRNGQTAIVDTDEQPRADASAEGLALLHPAFDSLGSVTAGNASSINDGAAAVMMMSETKAQALGLPVLARIRAFASVGVDPALMGIAPVYATRRCLERAGWQLAEVDLIEANEAFAAQALSVGKMLEWDERRVNVNGGAIALGHPIGASGCRILVSLVHEMVKRDARKGLATLCIGGGQGVALTIERD, from the coding sequence ATGAAAGAGGTTGTGATCGTGGGGGCCCTACGGACGCCCATCGGCTGTTTTCAGGGAATGCTGGCCTGTCATTCCGCCGTCGAGCTGGGGAGCATGGTCGTAAAAGCGTTAATTGAGCGTACCGGCGTGGACGCTAATGCTATCGACGAGGTCATCCTCGGTCAGGTGCTGACGGCTGGCGCCGGGCAGAATCCGGCACGCCAGTCAGCCATTAAAGGAGGGCTGCCTACTACCGTTTCCGCTATTACCATTAATGACGTTTGTGGTTCCGGTTTAAAAGCGTTGCACCTGGCGACGCAGGCTATTCAGTGCGGCGAAGCGGACATTGTTATCGCGGGCGGGCAGGAGAATATGAGCCGTGCGCCGCATGTCCTCAATGACAGCCGTACCGGCGCGTTGCCTGATGCCGACAATCTGGTGGATAGCCTGGTGCATGATGGCTTATGGGATGCCTTCAACGATTATCACATTGGCGTGACGGCAGAGAACCTGGCGCGGGAATATGGCATCAGCCGCGAACTACAGGATGCCTATGCGCTCAGCTCGCAGCAAAAGGCCAGGGCCGCGATCGAAACCGGACGTTTTAAAGATGAGATTGTCCCCATCGTTACGCAACGTAACGGGCAGACCGCGATTGTCGATACGGATGAACAACCGCGGGCCGACGCCAGCGCGGAGGGGTTAGCCCTGCTGCACCCGGCGTTTGATAGTTTAGGTTCGGTGACGGCGGGTAATGCCTCCTCAATCAATGATGGCGCCGCCGCGGTGATGATGATGAGCGAGACGAAAGCCCAGGCGCTGGGGTTGCCGGTGCTGGCACGCATCCGCGCGTTTGCCAGCGTCGGCGTCGATCCTGCGTTAATGGGGATTGCGCCGGTATATGCTACCCGGCGCTGTCTGGAGCGTGCCGGCTGGCAACTGGCGGAGGTCGACCTTATCGAAGCCAACGAAGCGTTTGCCGCCCAGGCGCTGTCGGTAGGCAAAATGCTGGAATGGGATGAGCGACGGGTCAATGTTAACGGAGGCGCGATTGCGTTGGGACATCCTATTGGCGCTTCCGGCTGTCGAATTCTGGTTTCACTGGTACATGAAATGGTTAAACGCGACGCGCGAAAAGGTCTGGCGACGCTTTGTATAGGCGGCGGTCAGGGCGTCGCTTTGACTATTGAACGTGACTGA
- the ascG gene encoding transcriptional regulator, with protein sequence MATMLDVSRHAGVSKATVSRVLNGTGQVKESTRQKVFTAIQALDYRPNFLARSLANRTSNSIGLVVSTFDGFYFGSLLRRASRQAESHNKQLIVTDGHDTPEREQKAVQMLADRQCDAIVLYTRYMDEPSILSLIDATEMPLVIINRNVTQARDRAIFFEQEAAAFQAVEYLIAQGHRDIACITLPVHTPTGISRLAGYRKALEKYGIPWQPARVKCGDYTLTRGYDACRELLEEGVMFSALFACNDDTALGAAKALRQAGLRIPQDVSLFGFDDAPGATWLEPGLSTVYLPIEEMIAAAIDQAVRLANSEPVAPIPPFTGTLILRESVAAGPFFQRPA encoded by the coding sequence ATGGCGACAATGCTGGATGTTTCGCGCCATGCGGGCGTATCAAAGGCCACCGTCTCACGGGTGCTGAATGGGACGGGGCAGGTAAAAGAAAGTACGCGCCAGAAAGTGTTTACGGCGATACAAGCGCTGGATTATCGCCCCAACTTCCTGGCGCGCTCGCTGGCGAATCGTACCAGCAACAGTATCGGTCTGGTCGTCTCGACGTTTGACGGCTTCTATTTTGGCAGTTTGTTGCGCCGGGCGTCGCGCCAGGCGGAGTCTCATAACAAGCAGTTGATCGTCACCGATGGTCACGATACGCCGGAACGAGAGCAGAAAGCCGTACAAATGTTGGCCGACAGACAGTGCGACGCTATTGTTCTTTACACTCGCTATATGGATGAGCCGTCGATTTTGTCGTTGATTGACGCCACGGAAATGCCGCTGGTGATTATTAATCGCAACGTCACTCAGGCCCGAGACCGCGCCATTTTCTTTGAGCAGGAAGCGGCGGCATTCCAGGCGGTGGAATATCTAATTGCGCAGGGCCATCGCGATATCGCCTGTATTACACTGCCTGTTCATACCCCCACCGGCATATCACGCCTGGCGGGGTATCGAAAGGCGCTGGAAAAATATGGCATTCCCTGGCAACCGGCAAGAGTGAAATGCGGCGATTACACGCTGACGCGCGGCTATGACGCCTGTCGGGAATTACTCGAGGAAGGCGTCATGTTTAGCGCGCTATTCGCCTGTAATGATGACACGGCGCTGGGCGCAGCAAAAGCGCTGCGCCAGGCCGGATTACGCATCCCGCAGGATGTGTCGCTGTTTGGTTTTGACGATGCGCCGGGCGCAACCTGGCTTGAGCCGGGGCTTTCAACGGTCTATTTACCCATCGAGGAGATGATCGCCGCTGCGATCGATCAGGCCGTTCGTCTGGCGAACAGCGAGCCGGTCGCCCCGATCCCGCCCTTTACCGGCACGCTGATTCTGCGCGAGTCCGTCGCCGCTGGCCCGTTTTTTCAACGTCCGGCCTAA
- the araE gene encoding arabinose-proton symporter, which produces MVSVNHDSALTPRSLRDTRRMNMFVSVSAAVAGLLFGLDIGVIAGALPFITDHFVLTSRLQEWVVSSMMLGAAIGALFNGWLSFRLGRKYSLMAGAILFVLGSLGSAFASGVEVLIGARVILGVAVGIASYTAPLYLSEMASENVRGKMISMYQLMVTLGIVLAFLSDTAFSYSGNWRAMLGVLALPAVLLIILVVFLPNSPRWLAQKGRHIEAEEVLRMLRDTSEKARDELNEIRESLKLKQGGWALFKANRNVRRAVFLGMLLQAMQQFTGMNIIMYYAPRIFKMAGFTTTEQQMIATLVVGLTFMFATFIAVFTVDKAGRKPALKIGFSVMALGTLVLGYCLMQFDNGTASNGLSWLSVGMTMMCIAGYAMSAAPVVWILCSEIQPLKCRDFGITCSTTTNWVSNMIIGATFLTLLDSIGAAGTFWLYTALNIAFIGITFWLIPETKNVTLEHIERKLMAGEKLKNIGV; this is translated from the coding sequence ATGGTCTCTGTTAATCATGACTCTGCTTTAACGCCGCGTTCGCTTCGCGACACACGACGTATGAATATGTTTGTTTCGGTTTCTGCGGCAGTAGCGGGTCTATTATTTGGTCTGGATATCGGCGTTATCGCCGGCGCGCTGCCTTTTATTACCGACCATTTTGTACTGACCAGCCGGCTGCAGGAATGGGTGGTCAGCAGTATGATGCTTGGCGCGGCGATTGGCGCATTATTTAACGGCTGGCTCTCCTTCCGGCTGGGGCGTAAGTATAGCCTGATGGCCGGCGCGATTTTGTTTGTGCTTGGCTCGCTGGGGTCGGCATTTGCTTCTGGCGTGGAAGTATTGATTGGCGCCCGCGTGATACTGGGCGTAGCGGTAGGGATTGCGTCCTACACCGCGCCGCTTTATCTCTCTGAAATGGCAAGTGAAAATGTTCGCGGCAAAATGATCAGTATGTATCAATTGATGGTGACGTTGGGCATTGTGCTGGCTTTTTTATCCGATACGGCATTCAGTTACAGCGGCAACTGGCGCGCGATGCTGGGGGTACTGGCGCTGCCTGCGGTGTTGCTGATTATCCTGGTGGTATTTCTGCCGAATAGTCCGCGCTGGCTGGCGCAAAAAGGTCGCCATATCGAAGCGGAAGAGGTGCTGCGAATGCTGCGCGATACCTCGGAAAAAGCCCGTGATGAACTGAATGAGATTCGGGAAAGCCTCAAACTCAAGCAGGGTGGGTGGGCATTATTTAAAGCTAACCGCAATGTTCGCCGCGCCGTGTTCCTTGGTATGTTGCTACAGGCAATGCAGCAGTTCACCGGCATGAACATCATTATGTACTATGCGCCGCGCATTTTTAAAATGGCAGGCTTTACCACCACGGAACAGCAAATGATCGCTACGCTGGTGGTCGGACTGACCTTTATGTTCGCGACGTTTATCGCCGTCTTTACGGTAGATAAGGCCGGACGTAAACCAGCGTTAAAAATCGGTTTTAGCGTAATGGCGTTAGGGACATTGGTGTTGGGCTACTGCCTGATGCAGTTTGATAACGGTACGGCATCAAACGGTCTCTCCTGGCTTTCCGTTGGGATGACGATGATGTGTATCGCCGGTTACGCGATGAGCGCCGCGCCGGTGGTGTGGATACTGTGTTCGGAAATCCAGCCGCTGAAATGTCGTGATTTTGGCATTACCTGTTCAACCACGACAAACTGGGTATCGAACATGATTATCGGCGCGACATTCCTGACTCTGTTGGACAGCATCGGCGCGGCAGGCACATTCTGGCTTTACACCGCGCTAAATATCGCTTTTATCGGCATTACTTTCTGGCTGATCCCGGAAACCAAAAATGTCACCCTGGAGCACATCGAACGCAAGCTGATGGCGGGTGAGAAGCTAAAAAATATTGGCGTGTAA
- the galR gene encoding galactose operon repressor, with protein sequence MATIKDVARLAGVSVATVSRVINDSPKASEASRLAVTSAMESLSYHPNANARALAQQATETLGLVVGDVSDPFFGAMVKAVEQVAYHTGNFLLIGNGYHNEQKERQAIEQLIRHRCAALVVHAKMIPDADLASLMKQIPGMVLINRILPEFEHRCVALDDRYGAWLATRHLIQQGHTRIGYICSNHTISDAEDRLKGYYDALAESHIPANDRLVTFGEPDESGGEQAMTELLGRGRNFTAVACYNDSMAAGAMGVLNDNGVGVPGEVSLIGFDDVLVSRYVRPRLTTIRYPIVTMATQAAELALALAGKCPTPEVTHVFSPTLVRRHSVSTPTDAGHLSTTD encoded by the coding sequence ATGGCGACCATAAAAGATGTAGCCCGACTGGCCGGTGTTTCAGTCGCCACCGTTTCTCGCGTTATTAACGATTCGCCAAAAGCCAGCGAAGCGTCCCGGCTGGCGGTGACCAGCGCAATGGAGTCCCTTAGCTATCACCCTAACGCCAACGCGCGCGCGTTAGCCCAGCAGGCAACGGAAACCCTCGGTCTGGTGGTCGGCGACGTTTCCGATCCTTTTTTCGGCGCAATGGTGAAAGCCGTTGAGCAGGTGGCGTATCACACCGGCAATTTTTTACTGATTGGCAACGGATATCACAACGAACAAAAAGAGCGTCAGGCTATTGAACAGTTGATTCGTCATCGTTGCGCGGCGTTAGTGGTGCACGCCAAAATGATCCCGGATGCGGACCTGGCCTCATTAATGAAGCAAATCCCCGGTATGGTGCTGATTAACCGCATTTTACCGGAGTTCGAACACCGCTGTGTCGCGCTGGATGACCGTTACGGGGCATGGCTGGCGACCCGACATCTGATCCAGCAAGGTCATACGCGTATTGGTTATATCTGTTCCAATCACACCATCTCTGATGCCGAAGATCGCCTGAAGGGCTATTACGATGCGCTGGCGGAAAGCCATATTCCGGCTAACGATCGGCTGGTGACGTTCGGCGAACCGGATGAAAGCGGCGGCGAGCAGGCGATGACTGAGTTATTAGGCCGCGGCAGAAATTTTACCGCGGTGGCCTGCTATAACGACTCGATGGCGGCAGGTGCGATGGGCGTATTAAATGATAACGGCGTGGGGGTGCCGGGCGAGGTATCGCTCATTGGTTTTGATGACGTTCTGGTCTCACGCTATGTGCGTCCCCGGCTGACCACAATTCGGTATCCGATTGTCACCATGGCGACACAGGCGGCGGAACTGGCATTAGCGCTGGCAGGGAAATGCCCTACGCCGGAAGTGACTCATGTGTTTAGTCCGACACTGGTACGCCGACATTCGGTATCCACGCCGACGGATGCCGGACACCTGTCGACAACCGATTAA
- the ygeA gene encoding racemase produces MKTIGLLGGMSWESTIPYYRLINDGIKQQLGGLHSASLLLHSVDFHDIEVCQRRGEWDKAGDILAQAAQGLQQAGAEGIVLCTNTMHKIAHIIESRCALPFLHIADATGRAIARQGLRRVALLGTRYTMEQDFYRGRLEQQFAIETVVPEADERARINRVIFDELCQGEFTDASRHYYLLVIEQLAAQGAQGVIFGCTEIGLLVPQAQSALPVFDTTAIHAADAVTFMLSSSAPE; encoded by the coding sequence GTGAAAACGATCGGGCTGTTGGGTGGTATGAGCTGGGAGTCGACTATCCCTTATTACCGTCTCATCAATGATGGTATTAAACAGCAGTTGGGAGGCCTGCACTCGGCGAGCTTACTGCTGCATAGCGTAGATTTCCACGATATTGAAGTATGTCAACGTCGCGGCGAATGGGATAAAGCGGGCGATATCCTGGCGCAGGCCGCGCAGGGGTTACAGCAGGCGGGGGCAGAAGGCATTGTGCTGTGTACCAACACCATGCATAAAATCGCGCACATTATTGAATCTCGTTGTGCTCTGCCTTTCTTACACATCGCGGATGCTACCGGGCGAGCCATTGCCCGTCAGGGGTTGCGTCGAGTGGCGCTATTAGGGACCCGCTATACGATGGAGCAGGATTTTTATCGCGGGCGGCTGGAGCAGCAATTTGCGATTGAGACCGTGGTGCCGGAAGCGGACGAGCGGGCGCGAATCAATCGGGTAATTTTTGACGAGCTCTGTCAGGGGGAATTCACTGACGCGTCGCGCCACTATTATTTACTCGTTATCGAACAACTGGCGGCGCAAGGCGCACAGGGCGTTATTTTTGGCTGCACTGAAATAGGCCTGCTGGTGCCCCAGGCGCAAAGCGCGCTACCGGTTTTCGATACCACAGCAATTCATGCCGCAGATGCCGTCACATTTATGCTTTCGTCATCGGCCCCAGAATAG
- the lysR_1 gene encoding transcriptional activator protein LysR, which translates to MAAVNLRHIEIFHAVMTTGNLTEAARLLHTSQPTVSRELARFEKVLGLTLFERTRGRLHPTVQGLRLFEEVQRSWYGLDRIVSAAESLREFRQGELSIACLPVFSQSFLPPLLPPFLARYPDVSLNIVPQESPLLEEWLSAQRHDLGLTETLHAPAGTTRSELLTLNEVCVLPCGHPLAAKTVLTPDDFQGENFISLSRQDNYRQLLDTLFAEHQVKRRMVVETHSAASVCAMVRAGAGVSIVNPLTALDYAASGVIVRRFSIDVPFTISLIRPLHRPTSALVDAFSKHLQTHLSRLVEPLGAILGPMTKA; encoded by the coding sequence ATGGCTGCCGTTAATTTACGTCACATTGAAATTTTTCACGCCGTAATGACCACCGGAAATCTCACCGAAGCGGCGCGGCTGCTGCATACCTCGCAGCCTACCGTCAGTCGTGAGCTGGCGCGTTTTGAGAAAGTGCTGGGATTAACGCTGTTTGAGCGCACACGCGGACGCTTACATCCAACGGTGCAAGGGCTACGCTTGTTCGAAGAGGTACAACGTTCCTGGTATGGGTTGGATCGCATCGTCAGCGCGGCGGAAAGTCTGCGCGAGTTCCGTCAGGGCGAGCTCTCTATCGCCTGCCTGCCGGTCTTTTCACAATCCTTTTTGCCGCCGCTACTACCACCTTTTCTGGCGCGTTATCCGGATGTCAGCCTGAATATTGTGCCGCAGGAGTCGCCGTTGCTGGAAGAGTGGCTCTCCGCCCAGCGCCACGACTTAGGGCTGACGGAGACGCTTCATGCCCCGGCAGGAACAACCCGTAGCGAGTTACTGACGCTGAATGAAGTGTGCGTACTGCCCTGCGGCCATCCGCTTGCCGCCAAAACTGTACTGACGCCAGACGATTTTCAGGGGGAAAACTTTATCAGCCTCTCCCGCCAGGACAACTATCGACAGTTGTTGGATACGTTATTTGCCGAACATCAGGTGAAGCGCAGAATGGTGGTAGAAACGCATAGCGCGGCCTCCGTCTGCGCGATGGTGCGCGCCGGGGCGGGCGTTTCGATCGTTAACCCGCTGACCGCGCTGGACTATGCCGCCAGCGGCGTCATAGTCCGCCGCTTCAGCATTGACGTACCCTTTACCATCAGCCTGATTCGTCCGCTACACCGCCCCACCTCCGCGCTGGTTGACGCCTTTAGTAAGCATTTACAAACGCATCTTTCGCGCCTGGTTGAACCGCTGGGGGCTATTCTGGGGCCGATGACGAAAGCATAA
- the lysA_1 gene encoding diaminopimelate decarboxylase, which translates to MSLPHYYAETDLTAENLRRLPAEFGCPVWVYDAHIIRRQIAALQQFDVVRFAQKACSNIHILRLMRAQGVKVDSVSLGEIERALAAGYDPQTRPDDIVFTADVIDAATLARVSELHIPVNAGSIDMLTQLGQISPGHRVWLRVNPGFGHGHSQKTNTGGENSKHGIWHSDLPAALAEMQKYRLKLVGIHMHIGSGVDYGHLEQVCGAMVRQVLECGQDLDAISAGGGLSIPYREGEESVDTRHYYGLWNAAREQIARHLGHAVKLEIEPGRFLVAQSGVLVTQVRSVKQMGSRHFVLVDAGFNDLMRPAMYGSYHRISALAAEGGALENGPWVETVVAGPLCESGDVFTQQERGMVETRALPAVIPGDYLVLHDTGAYGASMSSNYNSRPLLPEVLFDNGQARLIRRRQTIEELLALEML; encoded by the coding sequence ATGTCATTGCCGCATTATTACGCTGAAACCGACCTTACCGCTGAAAATTTGCGCAGATTGCCTGCCGAATTCGGCTGTCCGGTCTGGGTATATGATGCGCACATTATTCGCCGTCAGATAGCCGCCCTACAGCAGTTTGACGTCGTGCGTTTTGCGCAAAAAGCCTGTTCGAACATTCATATTCTGCGCTTAATGCGCGCGCAGGGCGTAAAGGTGGATTCTGTTTCATTGGGGGAGATCGAACGTGCGCTGGCGGCGGGCTACGATCCGCAAACGCGCCCTGATGATATCGTTTTTACTGCCGATGTGATTGACGCCGCCACGCTGGCGCGCGTCAGCGAACTGCATATTCCGGTCAATGCCGGCTCGATAGATATGCTGACGCAGCTTGGTCAGATTTCGCCGGGGCATCGCGTCTGGTTGCGCGTGAATCCTGGCTTTGGTCACGGTCACAGCCAGAAAACCAACACCGGGGGCGAAAACAGCAAACACGGCATCTGGCATAGCGATCTTCCGGCGGCGCTGGCGGAAATGCAGAAATACCGACTGAAACTTGTCGGTATCCATATGCACATTGGTTCCGGCGTCGATTATGGCCATCTGGAGCAGGTTTGCGGCGCGATGGTGCGTCAGGTGCTGGAATGTGGTCAGGATTTGGACGCGATTTCGGCAGGCGGCGGACTCTCGATACCTTATCGCGAGGGAGAAGAGTCCGTTGATACGCGCCATTACTATGGTTTGTGGAACGCGGCGCGCGAGCAAATCGCTCGTCATCTGGGACATGCGGTCAAACTTGAGATCGAACCCGGACGTTTTCTGGTGGCGCAATCGGGCGTGTTGGTGACGCAGGTACGTAGCGTAAAACAGATGGGAAGCCGCCATTTCGTCCTGGTAGATGCTGGTTTTAACGATCTGATGCGCCCGGCGATGTACGGTAGCTATCACCGTATTTCGGCGCTGGCGGCGGAGGGGGGCGCGCTTGAAAACGGCCCATGGGTCGAGACGGTGGTAGCCGGACCGCTATGCGAATCAGGCGATGTTTTTACGCAGCAGGAAAGAGGAATGGTCGAAACACGCGCCCTACCTGCGGTCATCCCCGGCGATTACCTCGTATTGCACGATACCGGCGCGTACGGCGCGTCTATGTCATCGAATTACAACAGCCGCCCGCTCCTGCCGGAAGTGCTGTTTGACAATGGACAGGCGCGGCTGATCCGCCGTCGTCAGACCATTGAAGAACTGTTAGCGCTAGAGATGCTCTGA
- the kduI gene encoding 4-deoxy-L-threo-5-hexosulose-uronate ketol-isomerase, whose amino-acid sequence MDVRQSIHSEHAKTLDTQALRREFLIENIFVADNYTMVYSHIDRIIIGGIMPVSHTVEIGGEVGKQLGVSRLLDRRELGVINIGGAGVITVDGQRYDIGHRDALYIGKGAKELVFASNEASSPAKFYYNCAPAHTAYPTKKVTPADVSPVTLGDNLTSNRRTINKYFVPDVLETCQLSMGLTELAPGNLWNTMPCHTHERRMEVYLYFNMEEDSCVFHMMGQPQETRHIVMRNEQAVISPSWSIHSGVGTKAYTFIWGMVGENQVFDDMDHVAVKDLR is encoded by the coding sequence GTGGACGTAAGGCAAAGTATCCATAGCGAGCACGCTAAAACGCTGGACACCCAGGCGCTGCGACGCGAGTTTTTGATAGAAAATATTTTTGTCGCTGATAACTATACGATGGTCTACAGCCATATCGACCGTATTATTATCGGCGGCATTATGCCCGTCAGCCATACCGTCGAAATCGGCGGGGAAGTGGGCAAACAGCTTGGCGTCTCCCGGTTACTGGACCGCCGCGAGCTGGGCGTCATTAATATTGGCGGCGCGGGCGTCATTACCGTTGACGGGCAACGCTATGACATCGGCCATCGCGATGCTCTGTATATTGGCAAAGGGGCGAAAGAGCTGGTCTTCGCCAGTAATGAGGCGAGTAGCCCGGCGAAGTTTTACTACAACTGCGCGCCAGCGCATACCGCTTATCCGACGAAGAAAGTGACGCCTGCCGACGTTTCGCCCGTCACCTTAGGCGATAACCTCACCAGTAACCGTCGTACCATCAATAAATACTTCGTTCCGGATGTGCTGGAAACTTGCCAGCTCAGTATGGGGCTAACCGAACTGGCGCCCGGTAATCTATGGAACACCATGCCATGCCATACCCATGAGCGCCGTATGGAAGTCTACCTCTATTTCAATATGGAAGAGGACAGCTGCGTCTTTCATATGATGGGGCAGCCTCAGGAAACCCGTCATATTGTTATGCGTAATGAACAGGCAGTGATCTCCCCAAGCTGGTCAATACATTCCGGTGTTGGCACTAAAGCTTATACGTTTATTTGGGGCATGGTGGGAGAGAATCAGGTCTTCGATGACATGGATCACGTTGCGGTAAAAGATCTGCGCTAG